In Pyxidicoccus trucidator, a single genomic region encodes these proteins:
- a CDS encoding metallophosphatase domain-containing protein → MRLVLLSDTHMHHAALHVPPCDVLIHAGDFTGRGRRQEVEEFLRWFSLCEAREKVLVAGNHDFLCEEAPDLARALIQQAGVRYLCDEESLVAGLRIWGSPVTPRFGDWAFNRDRGPDINAHWQRIPEGLDILITHGPPSGLGDRTWSGIAAGCVDLLARVRQVQPRLHVFGHIHEAHGEFSLPGLSTRFLNVSNCRLMPFGVRPPVVLDLEPRPTTDGTPGQALG, encoded by the coding sequence ATGCGGCTGGTGCTCCTCTCCGACACGCACATGCACCACGCGGCGCTGCACGTGCCCCCGTGTGACGTGCTCATCCACGCGGGTGACTTCACGGGCCGGGGACGTCGCCAGGAGGTGGAGGAGTTCCTGCGCTGGTTCTCCCTCTGCGAGGCTCGCGAGAAGGTGCTCGTCGCCGGCAACCACGACTTCCTCTGCGAGGAGGCACCTGACCTCGCGCGCGCTCTCATCCAGCAGGCCGGCGTGCGCTACCTCTGTGACGAGGAGTCCCTCGTGGCCGGGCTGCGCATCTGGGGCTCACCCGTGACTCCGCGCTTCGGAGACTGGGCCTTCAACCGCGACCGGGGTCCGGACATCAACGCCCACTGGCAGCGCATCCCCGAGGGCCTCGACATCCTCATCACCCACGGTCCGCCGAGCGGGCTGGGAGACCGGACCTGGTCTGGCATCGCCGCCGGCTGTGTGGACCTGCTGGCCCGCGTGCGCCAGGTGCAGCCCCGGCTCCACGTCTTCGGCCACATCCACGAGGCCCACGGTGAGTTCTCGCTGCCCGGACTCTCCACGCGCTTCCTCAATGTCTCCAACTGCCGGCTGATGCCCTTCGGCGTCCGCCCTCCTGTCGTCTTGGACCTGGAGCCTCGCCCCACGACGGACGGAACCCCGGGGCAGGCCCTCGGCTGA
- the sppA gene encoding signal peptide peptidase SppA, whose translation MKRFLIGSLAFIGAMSVLFVVGLIALMVLASASRPTVPSSVVLELDLEDPLPEYVLGDSLSGAFGEDPATVRDVVDALEKAGDDPRVKSLVARVGNPGSPAAAQELRDAVKAFRAKGKKAVAYADTFGELGNSTIGYYVASAFDEVYIQPSGDLNITGLSFETPFARDAFAKLGVTPRFQKRAEYKNAVNTYTEQGYNAPHREAMERFTQSLFGQVVRGIAEDRKLTEDVVRGLIDRAPLFGQEAVDAKLVDGLRYRDEVMAEVKKDAGEGAELLYVHKYLGRAGRPHTSGDTIALVYGVGGVSRGKSQSSPLGGGQVMGGDSVAAALRKATEDSRVKAIVFRVDSPGGSYVASDTVRREVQRAKDAGKPIIVTMGTYAASGGYFVAMDADRIVAQPGTLTGSIGVYTGKFVTEAFWERLGVNFETISAGRNATMQDSDADFTPEQLARAEAAMDHIYADFTKRAAAGRKMPLEKLQGLARGRVWTGEDALAHGLVDSLGGYPKALELAKELAKLPADARVNVEVYPRKKATSEVLSELLGGTGENSEDDVTSVSALSPWAPLLEGVRGVYSLGARMGLFEQQRGALYTPMPQASWE comes from the coding sequence ATGAAACGATTTCTCATCGGCTCGCTGGCCTTCATCGGCGCGATGTCCGTCCTCTTCGTGGTGGGCCTCATCGCCCTGATGGTGCTGGCGTCGGCGAGCCGTCCGACGGTGCCATCCAGCGTCGTGCTGGAGCTGGACCTGGAGGACCCGCTGCCCGAGTACGTGCTGGGCGACTCGCTCAGCGGTGCCTTCGGTGAGGACCCGGCCACGGTGCGCGACGTGGTGGACGCGCTGGAGAAGGCGGGAGACGACCCGCGCGTGAAGTCGCTGGTGGCCCGAGTGGGCAACCCGGGCAGCCCCGCCGCCGCGCAGGAGCTGCGCGACGCGGTGAAGGCCTTCCGCGCCAAGGGCAAGAAGGCCGTGGCCTACGCGGACACCTTCGGCGAGCTGGGCAACTCCACCATCGGCTACTACGTCGCGTCCGCCTTCGACGAGGTCTACATCCAGCCGTCCGGTGACTTGAACATCACCGGCCTCTCCTTCGAGACGCCCTTCGCCCGCGACGCCTTCGCGAAGCTGGGCGTCACCCCGCGCTTCCAGAAGCGCGCCGAGTACAAGAACGCCGTCAACACCTATACGGAGCAGGGCTACAACGCTCCGCACCGCGAGGCCATGGAGCGCTTCACGCAGAGCCTCTTCGGCCAGGTGGTGCGCGGCATCGCCGAGGACCGGAAGCTGACCGAGGACGTCGTGCGCGGCCTCATCGACCGGGCGCCGCTGTTCGGCCAGGAGGCGGTGGACGCGAAGCTGGTGGACGGGCTGCGCTACCGCGACGAGGTCATGGCCGAGGTGAAGAAGGACGCGGGCGAAGGCGCCGAGCTGCTCTACGTGCACAAGTACCTGGGCCGCGCCGGCCGGCCGCACACCTCGGGAGACACCATCGCCCTGGTGTACGGCGTGGGCGGGGTGTCGCGCGGGAAGAGCCAGTCCAGCCCGCTGGGTGGCGGACAGGTCATGGGCGGAGACAGCGTGGCGGCGGCGCTGCGCAAGGCCACCGAGGACTCACGGGTGAAGGCGATTGTGTTCCGCGTGGACAGCCCGGGCGGCAGCTACGTGGCCAGCGACACCGTGCGCCGCGAGGTGCAGCGCGCGAAGGACGCGGGCAAGCCCATCATCGTCACCATGGGCACCTACGCCGCGAGCGGCGGCTACTTCGTCGCCATGGACGCGGACCGCATTGTCGCGCAGCCGGGCACGCTCACCGGCAGCATCGGCGTGTACACGGGCAAGTTCGTGACGGAGGCCTTCTGGGAGCGGCTGGGGGTCAACTTCGAGACGATTTCCGCGGGCCGCAACGCCACCATGCAGGACTCGGACGCGGACTTCACCCCGGAGCAGCTCGCGCGCGCGGAGGCGGCGATGGACCACATCTACGCGGACTTCACGAAGCGCGCGGCGGCAGGACGGAAGATGCCGCTGGAGAAGCTGCAGGGGCTGGCCAGGGGCCGCGTGTGGACGGGCGAGGACGCGCTGGCGCACGGGCTGGTGGACTCGCTGGGCGGCTACCCGAAGGCGCTCGAGCTGGCGAAGGAGCTGGCGAAGCTGCCCGCCGACGCCCGCGTCAACGTGGAGGTGTACCCGCGCAAGAAGGCCACGTCCGAGGTGCTGTCCGAGCTGCTCGGCGGGACGGGCGAGAACAGCGAGGACGACGTCACCTCGGTGAGTGCCCTGTCCCCGTGGGCGCCCCTGCTGGAGGGCGTGCGCGGCGTGTACTCGCTCGGTGCGCGGATGGGCCTGTTCGAGCAGCAGCGGGGCGCGCTCTACACCCCCATGCCCCAGGCGAGCTGGGAGTGA